In uncultured Desulfovibrio sp., a single window of DNA contains:
- a CDS encoding Mor transcription activator family protein: MTNRPIDPAKPDNSQPEPAKSSAKASAPEGDSRIRRKNNPAWGHALHMAETEEQWRELINHLPDNARQIWRALNDMKQFWGVLHAFGGQCIRVPRNVPKDRTHPLRKTLGLKCLRKLMATFGGTSLYVPRCTAIMTRLRQHEIVKGFSRSTGRGSSSTSAVSSLARRHGVSDRRVWQILKKESSVPPQAKLLLMLGDSAQISAHKQDNAL; encoded by the coding sequence ATGACCAATAGGCCCATTGACCCGGCAAAGCCCGACAACAGTCAACCAGAACCTGCCAAATCTTCGGCAAAAGCCTCTGCCCCAGAGGGTGATTCGCGTATACGCCGCAAAAATAATCCCGCATGGGGCCATGCCCTGCATATGGCCGAAACAGAAGAACAATGGCGCGAACTTATCAACCACTTGCCCGACAATGCGCGTCAGATATGGAGGGCCCTGAACGATATGAAACAATTCTGGGGGGTACTGCACGCGTTTGGTGGGCAATGCATACGCGTACCGCGCAATGTGCCCAAGGACAGAACGCATCCGCTGCGCAAAACTCTTGGCCTTAAATGCCTGCGCAAGCTCATGGCGACCTTTGGCGGCACAAGCCTGTATGTACCTCGCTGCACAGCGATTATGACCCGCCTCCGGCAGCATGAGATCGTCAAAGGTTTCTCACGCAGCACAGGGCGCGGTTCAAGCAGTACATCTGCGGTGTCCAGCCTGGCGCGCCGTCACGGCGTATCCGACCGCCGCGTATGGCAGATTCTGAAAAAAGAAAGTTCCGTTCCCCCGCAGGCTAAACTTCTGCTGATGCTTGGCGATTCCGCGCAAATTTCTGCCCACAAGCAAGATAATGCGCTGTAA
- a CDS encoding NirD/YgiW/YdeI family stress tolerance protein: MRYLLVMIMSLMLAAPAFAANTTDAPAAPHAARKAKGVTKVAPVDTVAKALAAANKTPVSVTGTIVEPVQGKKNRYVFEDGTGRMTVALGKKAAAAAHIEAQSKVHLTGVMVVKAGKEGVMAVRKAEIQQ, encoded by the coding sequence ATGCGTTATCTGCTCGTTATGATCATGTCTCTCATGCTTGCCGCCCCGGCCTTTGCTGCCAACACCACCGATGCTCCTGCTGCTCCTCACGCTGCTCGCAAGGCCAAGGGCGTGACAAAAGTCGCTCCGGTCGATACGGTAGCCAAGGCATTGGCCGCTGCCAACAAAACCCCTGTGTCCGTTACCGGCACCATCGTGGAACCTGTGCAGGGCAAGAAAAACCGCTATGTTTTTGAAGACGGCACTGGCCGCATGACCGTGGCCCTTGGCAAAAAGGCCGCCGCTGCCGCGCACATTGAAGCGCAGAGCAAGGTTCACCTGACCGGCGTCATGGTGGTCAAGGCTGGCAAAGAGGGCGTGATGGCCGTGCGTAAGGCTGAAATACAGCAGTAG
- a CDS encoding S24 family peptidase: MKKAQAPLVSAFGARMRQRRENLGLHKQVLADTVGLSLTTIQQYENGQMPKGSHAVRLADALECSLDWLLAGRGDCGNGMVHTPEARLMMVPMAEARLSAGTGSFETGGEVLRHYAFRWDFLRRKGNPAQMVLLRVSGDSMQPRIVNNDVVLIDQSQREPVPGRIYAVGVEDMVYLKVLDAMPGKLILTSINPDFAPIEADTSEQLGGLVRIIGRAVWVGRELD; the protein is encoded by the coding sequence ATGAAGAAAGCACAAGCGCCCCTGGTATCAGCTTTTGGCGCGCGTATGCGTCAGCGCAGGGAAAACTTGGGGTTGCACAAGCAGGTACTGGCAGACACAGTGGGGCTGAGCCTGACGACAATTCAGCAATATGAGAACGGGCAGATGCCCAAGGGCAGCCATGCCGTGCGGCTTGCCGATGCCCTTGAGTGTTCGCTGGACTGGCTGCTGGCCGGGCGCGGTGATTGCGGCAACGGTATGGTGCACACGCCTGAAGCGCGGCTTATGATGGTTCCCATGGCCGAGGCCCGGCTCTCTGCCGGGACAGGAAGTTTTGAAACTGGCGGCGAGGTGCTGCGGCACTATGCGTTCAGGTGGGATTTTTTGCGGCGTAAGGGCAACCCTGCGCAAATGGTGCTGTTACGCGTCTCTGGCGACAGCATGCAGCCCCGTATTGTGAACAATGACGTGGTGCTGATAGACCAGAGCCAGCGTGAGCCAGTGCCGGGGCGCATATACGCTGTGGGCGTGGAAGATATGGTCTATCTTAAGGTGCTGGATGCCATGCCGGGCAAGCTTATACTTACGAGCATAAACCCGGATTTCGCCCCTATTGAAGCCGACACCAGCGAGCAACTGGGCGGGCTGGTGCGTATCATCGGCAGGGCCGTATGGGTGGGGCGGGAGCTGGACTGA
- a CDS encoding HAMP domain-containing sensor histidine kinase, translating into MPRPEPPLAGSYAAVPRRRTSIRRRLLAAFVFLALIMSAALGIVGRLSFDSLATYLVGWHARPVMEAFIEAEKRAWEAEDNGGGNLYYGEDLAVVMHWRFLVGKQVPQQWQEMPDGLHFISHMEEFILIERRDDVIYVLNGGTGAFLALKQRLNRILLLCAVSGLALAVVLAVVLSRRLTGPLSRLTTAVESRPPERMQAHAQETPDGMAPIPLTGLDDEVGVLARAIAAREEALQRFVLRESNFTGDVSHELRTPLTVMQGGLEILELQLQGLPQAERLAPVVQRLLRTTARMSNTVRTLLMLARRPEEIEFQTLDCSALLWGIVREMGRDGLLHCSSASDRLPDPAPEITPELASGLANASSLQPVSGSDANPLDTGVPAASRHPGKNAAGRGPEQRRPVALQADIAATVLARGQKELAAIVFNNLLDNACQYTENGRASVSLCQGELLVRNRGYIPTGVDIFARGVRCTQKAVSGSGLGLSLALRACERLGWRLDMVSDPADGEAVFRVVFPPISQGVDI; encoded by the coding sequence ATGCCCCGGCCAGAACCACCGCTTGCAGGCAGCTACGCAGCTGTACCCCGCCGCAGAACCAGCATCCGCCGTCGTCTGCTGGCGGCTTTTGTGTTTCTGGCCCTGATCATGAGCGCGGCCTTGGGCATCGTGGGGCGACTCTCCTTTGATTCGCTGGCAACCTACCTTGTGGGCTGGCATGCAAGGCCCGTGATGGAAGCCTTTATTGAGGCTGAAAAGCGCGCGTGGGAAGCCGAAGACAACGGCGGCGGCAATCTGTATTACGGCGAAGATCTTGCCGTGGTCATGCACTGGCGCTTTCTCGTTGGCAAGCAGGTGCCGCAGCAATGGCAGGAGATGCCGGACGGCCTGCACTTCATCAGCCACATGGAAGAATTTATTCTCATTGAGCGCAGGGATGACGTCATCTATGTGCTCAATGGCGGCACGGGCGCCTTTTTGGCCCTGAAACAGCGTCTGAACCGTATTTTGCTGCTCTGCGCCGTCAGCGGCCTTGCGCTGGCGGTTGTGCTGGCTGTCGTGCTGAGCCGCCGCCTCACTGGGCCGCTCAGCAGGCTCACCACTGCGGTGGAAAGCCGCCCCCCAGAGCGTATGCAGGCCCATGCGCAGGAAACGCCGGACGGCATGGCCCCCATTCCACTGACCGGTCTTGATGACGAGGTGGGCGTATTGGCGCGGGCCATTGCTGCGCGTGAAGAAGCCCTGCAACGGTTTGTTCTGCGCGAAAGCAACTTCACGGGCGATGTGAGCCATGAGTTGCGTACGCCGCTAACCGTCATGCAGGGAGGTCTTGAAATTCTTGAACTGCAACTGCAAGGGCTGCCGCAGGCTGAAAGACTCGCCCCGGTGGTGCAGCGCCTGTTGCGCACCACGGCTCGTATGTCCAATACTGTGCGCACCTTGCTGATGCTGGCCCGCCGCCCCGAAGAAATAGAATTTCAAACGCTGGATTGCAGCGCGTTGCTGTGGGGAATAGTGCGGGAAATGGGGAGGGACGGCCTGTTGCATTGCTCTTCTGCTTCTGACCGCCTGCCCGATCCGGCTCCTGAAATAACCCCTGAATTGGCCTCTGGCCTTGCCAACGCGTCTTCCCTCCAGCCTGTTTCCGGTAGTGATGCAAATCCCCTTGATACTGGCGTACCCGCAGCGTCACGACACCCTGGCAAGAACGCAGCCGGGCGAGGCCCTGAGCAGCGCCGACCGGTAGCCTTGCAAGCTGATATCGCCGCCACTGTACTGGCCCGTGGGCAAAAAGAACTGGCGGCGATCGTGTTTAACAATCTGCTGGACAATGCATGCCAGTATACTGAAAATGGGCGCGCCAGCGTTTCCCTTTGCCAGGGAGAGCTGCTTGTTCGCAATCGCGGGTATATCCCCACCGGCGTTGATATTTTTGCCCGTGGGGTGCGCTGTACCCAAAAAGCAGTCAGCGGGAGCGGACTTGGCCTTTCGCTGGCGCTCAGAGCCTGCGAAAGACTTGGCTGGCGGCTTGATATGGTTTCAGATCCGGCAGACGGCGAAGCTGTCTTTCGTGTAGTATTTCCTCCGATATCTCAGGGAGTTGACATATAA
- a CDS encoding response regulator transcription factor encodes MAVALLLVEDNEDILANLYAFLEPLGYELDCARNGRTGLAMALGQHFDCIVLDIMLPGIDGISLCRELRDKHHKHTPIIMLTARDAVADRVQGLEAGADDYLVKPFALKELEARIRALLRRGRMSSGNTADGGAVWRYADLTFNSGEYWAERQGRRLRLSPTGFRILDELMRAAPGLVRREDLEHALWGDDPPEGSALRTHIHELRRELDKPFAESLLHTVPHVGYRLSTDPGDND; translated from the coding sequence ATGGCCGTTGCCCTTTTGCTTGTGGAGGACAACGAGGATATTCTCGCCAACCTCTATGCCTTTCTGGAGCCGCTGGGCTATGAGCTTGACTGTGCGCGCAACGGCAGAACGGGCCTCGCCATGGCGCTTGGACAGCACTTTGACTGTATTGTGCTGGACATAATGCTGCCCGGCATTGACGGCATAAGCCTGTGCCGCGAACTGCGCGACAAGCACCACAAACACACCCCCATCATCATGCTCACAGCCAGGGATGCCGTGGCTGACCGGGTACAGGGGCTTGAAGCCGGGGCTGACGATTACCTCGTCAAACCCTTTGCCCTCAAGGAGCTTGAAGCCCGCATACGTGCCCTGCTGCGGCGTGGGCGCATGTCTTCCGGCAATACCGCCGATGGCGGCGCTGTGTGGAGATACGCGGATCTGACGTTTAATTCGGGCGAGTACTGGGCCGAGCGGCAGGGCCGCCGCCTGCGCCTGAGCCCCACGGGTTTTCGTATTCTTGATGAACTGATGCGTGCTGCGCCCGGCCTTGTGCGGCGCGAAGACCTGGAGCACGCCCTCTGGGGGGACGACCCGCCGGAAGGCAGCGCCCTGCGTACCCATATTCATGAGCTACGGCGTGAACTGGACAAGCCTTTTGCCGAATCCTTGTTGCACACCGTGCCGCATGTGGGCTACCGTCTGAGCACCGACCCCGGAGACAATGACTGA
- a CDS encoding NirD/YgiW/YdeI family stress tolerance protein — MQTVRPALYLFFLLLAFSLVISMESAPVAAGFEGPGVAATVTRAVDVLGAQDDAPCVLEGHLVEKLPRRKHRYLFEDHSGQVVVEIDNKIFEQLTITPKDKVRLQGHVDWNRKRPNEVEVDSISIMGSITSKDLPETAAPAQKTSPARR, encoded by the coding sequence ATGCAAACAGTGCGCCCCGCCCTGTATCTTTTTTTTCTGCTCCTTGCGTTCAGCCTTGTGATCTCCATGGAATCAGCCCCGGTCGCAGCGGGTTTTGAAGGGCCAGGCGTTGCCGCCACAGTAACGCGGGCCGTTGACGTGCTGGGCGCGCAGGATGACGCGCCATGCGTTCTTGAGGGGCATCTGGTGGAAAAGTTGCCCCGGCGCAAGCACCGCTATCTGTTTGAGGATCACAGTGGACAGGTCGTTGTGGAAATCGACAACAAGATTTTTGAGCAACTGACGATCACGCCCAAGGACAAGGTACGCCTGCAAGGGCATGTGGATTGGAACCGCAAACGCCCCAATGAGGTGGAAGTGGATTCCATATCCATCATGGGTTCCATAACGTCAAAGGACCTGCCTGAAACAGCGGCTCCGGCGCAAAAAACTAGCCCCGCAAGGCGCTGA
- a CDS encoding MdtB/MuxB family multidrug efflux RND transporter permease subunit: MNLSRIFILRPIATSLLMVALFLSGLLGYRYLPVAALPQIDYPTIQVQTLYPGASPDVMAAVITAPLERQFGLMPGLVQMSSLSSAGASVVTLQFDLTLALDVAEQEVQAAINAANNLLPSDLPSPPIYNKVNPADPPVITLAVTSDAMPLTRLEDLVDTRMAQKISQLPGVGLVTLSGGQRPAVRVQVNPKALANAGLTLADVRTAISKANVNNAKGSFDGPERASTIDANDQLASADAYAEAIIGYKDGGPLRLRDVAEVVEGAENARLAAYVAGEGMNFRPAIVLSVQRQPGANVIDVADRVLRLLPVLKQTLPGNVDVRVVTDRTTTIRATVHDVQLELLLAVALVIWVIWLFLRNARATIIPALAVPLSLVGTLGVMHLAGYSLNNLTLMALVIATGFVVDDAIVVIENISRYLEQGQKPVQAALTGAGQIGFTIISLTISLVAVLIPLLFMGDVVGRLFREFAVTLAVTILISAVISLTLTPMLCAIMLRPEQHDGSHAQREDGRFFTRLLAWYEEKLDWVLQHQSLTLAVAVGTLVLTVLLYIGVPKGFFPVQDTGVIQGMAEAPQDTSFEAMAGRQRQLADLILQDPAVKSVVFFVGVDGVNQSMGTSRLSVELKPLEDRDARAPAIARRIMEKSTALPGMTLYLQPVQDLTIEDRISRTQYQFSIEALDRDQLDQWLPRVVNALSQRPELEMVTSDYQNPGRMAWLNINRDAAGRLGISMSTIDNALYDALGQRLISTIFTQTNQYKVVLETAPRFRMGPQSIENIYVSGGDGKPVPLTSLATLEERPVRLSVARQGQFPVATISFNVARGSSLGAAVKAVEETEKELELPAALRTQLQGAAKAFTTSTDNQVWLILAAIITMYIVLGVLYESYVHPVTILSTLPSAGVGALLALILADMDLGVVGIIGIILLIGIVKKNAIMMIDFALDAERNEGKEPLAAIRQACLLRLRPILMTTMAALLGALPLMVGWGMGAELRRPLGVTMVGGLIFSQALTLFTTPVIYLWFDRVSRRFKGHKEDSGAGQEGTAARSDPPQEARP, translated from the coding sequence ATGAACCTATCGCGCATATTCATTTTACGGCCCATCGCCACCTCGCTGCTTATGGTGGCCCTGTTTCTTTCAGGGCTGCTGGGTTACCGCTATCTGCCGGTGGCGGCCCTGCCGCAGATAGATTACCCCACCATTCAGGTCCAGACGCTCTATCCTGGCGCATCGCCTGATGTTATGGCCGCTGTCATCACGGCTCCCCTTGAGCGCCAGTTTGGCCTCATGCCCGGCCTTGTGCAGATGAGTTCCCTTTCCTCCGCCGGTGCCTCGGTGGTGACCCTGCAATTCGACCTCACGCTGGCGCTGGATGTGGCCGAGCAGGAAGTGCAGGCGGCCATCAACGCTGCAAACAATTTGCTGCCCAGTGACCTGCCTTCGCCGCCCATTTACAACAAGGTCAACCCGGCAGACCCCCCGGTTATCACCCTTGCCGTCACCAGCGACGCCATGCCCCTCACCCGGCTGGAAGACCTGGTGGACACACGCATGGCCCAGAAAATTTCGCAGTTGCCCGGCGTGGGCCTTGTGACGCTTTCGGGGGGGCAGCGCCCAGCTGTGCGGGTGCAGGTGAACCCCAAGGCGCTTGCCAATGCGGGCCTTACCCTGGCTGACGTGCGCACGGCCATTTCCAAGGCCAACGTCAACAATGCCAAGGGCAGCTTTGACGGGCCGGAACGGGCCAGCACCATTGATGCCAACGATCAGCTTGCCTCTGCCGATGCCTATGCCGAAGCCATAATCGGTTACAAGGACGGCGGCCCCCTGCGTCTGCGCGATGTAGCCGAGGTGGTGGAGGGCGCGGAAAACGCCCGTCTTGCAGCCTATGTGGCAGGGGAGGGCATGAACTTTCGGCCTGCCATCGTGCTCTCGGTGCAACGCCAGCCAGGAGCCAACGTCATAGACGTTGCGGACAGGGTTTTGCGGCTTCTGCCCGTGCTCAAACAGACCTTGCCCGGCAATGTGGACGTGCGCGTAGTTACAGACCGTACCACCACCATCCGCGCCACGGTGCACGACGTGCAGCTTGAACTGCTGCTGGCTGTGGCGCTGGTGATCTGGGTAATCTGGCTGTTTTTGCGCAATGCCAGAGCGACCATTATTCCCGCTCTGGCTGTGCCGCTTTCGCTGGTGGGCACTCTCGGCGTCATGCATCTTGCCGGGTACTCGCTGAACAATCTCACGCTCATGGCTCTGGTTATCGCCACCGGCTTTGTGGTGGATGACGCCATCGTGGTGATTGAAAATATCTCGCGCTATCTGGAGCAGGGGCAAAAACCCGTGCAAGCCGCCCTGACCGGGGCAGGGCAGATAGGTTTTACCATTATTTCGCTGACCATTTCGCTGGTGGCGGTGCTTATTCCCCTGCTGTTCATGGGGGATGTGGTGGGGCGGCTGTTCCGCGAATTTGCGGTAACGCTGGCCGTGACCATTCTTATTTCTGCGGTTATTTCGCTCACGCTCACGCCCATGCTCTGCGCCATCATGCTGCGGCCAGAGCAGCATGACGGAAGTCATGCGCAGCGGGAAGACGGCAGGTTTTTTACTCGTCTGCTGGCCTGGTATGAAGAAAAACTCGACTGGGTACTGCAACACCAGAGCCTGACTCTGGCGGTGGCGGTGGGAACGCTGGTGCTCACGGTTCTGCTGTACATTGGCGTACCCAAGGGCTTTTTCCCCGTGCAGGATACGGGCGTCATCCAGGGGATGGCCGAAGCGCCGCAGGATACGTCCTTTGAGGCCATGGCCGGGCGGCAACGCCAGTTGGCCGACCTCATACTGCAAGACCCTGCGGTTAAGAGCGTGGTGTTTTTTGTGGGCGTGGACGGCGTCAACCAGAGCATGGGAACTTCGCGCCTTTCGGTGGAACTGAAGCCGCTGGAAGACCGCGATGCCCGCGCGCCTGCCATTGCGCGCCGCATTATGGAAAAATCCACCGCTCTGCCCGGTATGACCCTGTACTTGCAGCCGGTGCAGGATCTGACCATAGAAGACCGCATTTCGCGCACCCAGTACCAGTTTTCAATAGAAGCGCTGGACAGGGATCAGCTGGATCAGTGGCTGCCGCGTGTTGTGAACGCCCTTTCCCAGCGTCCAGAGCTTGAAATGGTCACCAGCGACTATCAGAATCCGGGCCGCATGGCATGGCTGAACATTAACCGTGACGCCGCCGGCCGCCTTGGCATAAGCATGTCGACCATTGACAACGCCCTGTACGATGCCCTTGGGCAGCGGCTTATTTCAACCATTTTCACGCAAACCAACCAGTACAAGGTGGTGCTTGAAACCGCCCCCCGTTTCCGTATGGGGCCGCAGTCCATTGAAAACATCTATGTTTCGGGCGGCGATGGCAAACCCGTGCCGCTCACAAGCCTGGCAACGCTTGAGGAGCGCCCCGTGCGGCTTTCCGTTGCGCGTCAGGGGCAGTTCCCGGTGGCGACCATTTCTTTCAACGTGGCGCGCGGCTCTTCGCTGGGTGCGGCGGTCAAGGCCGTGGAAGAAACCGAAAAAGAACTGGAACTGCCTGCGGCCCTGCGCACCCAGTTGCAGGGCGCTGCCAAGGCCTTCACCACGTCTACGGACAATCAGGTCTGGCTTATTCTGGCCGCTATCATCACCATGTATATCGTGCTGGGCGTGCTGTACGAAAGTTACGTTCACCCCGTCACCATTCTTTCCACCTTGCCGTCTGCGGGCGTGGGGGCATTGCTGGCCTTGATACTGGCAGATATGGATCTTGGCGTGGTGGGCATAATCGGCATCATCCTGCTTATCGGCATCGTCAAGAAAAACGCCATCATGATGATCGACTTTGCCCTGGATGCGGAACGCAACGAAGGCAAGGAACCTCTTGCCGCCATTCGTCAGGCCTGCCTGCTGCGGCTGCGGCCCATCCTCATGACCACAATGGCGGCCCTGCTGGGCGCATTGCCCCTCATGGTCGGCTGGGGCATGGGCGCGGAACTGCGGCGTCCTC
- a CDS encoding glycoside hydrolase family 108 protein, protein MPNLFDTAHAFTARWEGGLTDHPADPGGLTKYGVSLRWVQDLAQQARQECLRQHRSCDGCSAARTPHCTYNGLDLDMDGDVDADDIRACTMQQAAALFKKHFWDALGCAALPLPLAVALYDGAVNMGPARAVRQLQQGMNAVGEAQLDHYRPIAEDGISGPRTAELAEALESANLQWFAARQILRLRDAFYRDLAARRPSLKVFLEGWRNRVKALAQYLAELEREAN, encoded by the coding sequence ATGCCCAATCTGTTTGATACTGCCCACGCCTTCACCGCCAGATGGGAAGGCGGCCTCACAGACCATCCCGCTGATCCGGGCGGTCTGACCAAGTACGGAGTTTCCCTGCGCTGGGTGCAGGATCTTGCCCAGCAGGCCCGGCAGGAATGCCTGCGCCAGCACAGAAGCTGCGATGGCTGCTCCGCTGCACGCACCCCCCATTGTACGTACAACGGCCTTGATCTGGATATGGACGGCGATGTGGACGCTGACGACATCCGCGCCTGCACCATGCAGCAGGCCGCCGCGCTGTTCAAAAAACACTTTTGGGATGCCCTTGGCTGCGCCGCCCTGCCCCTGCCTCTGGCAGTGGCCCTGTACGACGGTGCTGTCAACATGGGGCCAGCCAGAGCCGTGCGCCAGTTGCAGCAGGGCATGAACGCCGTTGGTGAAGCCCAGCTCGACCACTACCGGCCCATTGCCGAGGACGGAATTTCCGGCCCGCGCACGGCAGAACTGGCCGAAGCCTTGGAATCGGCCAACCTCCAGTGGTTTGCCGCCCGGCAGATACTGCGCCTGCGCGATGCCTTTTACCGTGATCTGGCTGCCCGCCGCCCGTCCCTCAAAGTGTTTCTTGAAGGCTGGCGCAACAGGGTAAAGGCCTTGGCCCAGTATCTTGCTGAACTTGAACGGGAGGCAAACTGA
- a CDS encoding MdtA/MuxA family multidrug efflux RND transporter periplasmic adaptor subunit has protein sequence MPGIQSRQSMASAFSLFSGKRRWVLLVLLAVVALLCWRLFFSGNQARRGMGMDTPPVRVAAALAQDVPHFLNGLGTVLPSSDVLVTSRVDGQLQRLHFKEGQQVKAGDLLAEIDPRPFQATLDQARGTLAKDQAQLDNARKDLARYAKLAQGNFIATQQFETQRALVRQYEGTVEADKAAVDSAALQLNYSRITAPTSGRLGLRNVDEGNMIKASDTSGIVRITEVSPCDVVFTLPESQVPLVVQALRAHEDDVDRRPLPVQAWDREQKRQLDVGGLLSLDNQIDLSTGTVKLKARFPNTEGALYPNQFVNARLQVRVLKNAVTVPTSAVQLGSRGAYVYVAAKNGKGQDAVTVRSVTPGIATDALTVIDKGLEPGEQVVVDGLDRLRDGIEVKIAASAETPKAQPAE, from the coding sequence ATGCCCGGTATTCAATCTCGGCAGAGCATGGCCTCTGCTTTCAGCTTGTTTTCTGGCAAGCGCCGATGGGTGCTGCTTGTGCTGCTGGCAGTGGTGGCGCTGCTGTGCTGGCGTTTATTTTTCAGCGGCAATCAGGCGCGCCGTGGCATGGGTATGGATACGCCGCCGGTGCGGGTTGCTGCCGCCCTCGCTCAGGATGTTCCCCATTTTCTCAATGGCCTGGGCACTGTGCTGCCCTCAAGCGACGTGCTCGTGACCAGCCGTGTGGACGGCCAGTTGCAGCGCTTGCATTTCAAGGAAGGCCAGCAGGTCAAGGCTGGCGACTTGCTGGCGGAGATCGATCCCAGACCTTTTCAGGCCACGCTGGATCAGGCGCGAGGGACTCTTGCCAAGGATCAGGCCCAGCTGGACAATGCCCGTAAGGATCTGGCGCGCTATGCCAAGCTTGCGCAGGGCAACTTTATTGCGACACAGCAGTTTGAAACCCAGCGTGCCCTTGTGCGCCAGTATGAGGGCACGGTAGAGGCCGACAAGGCCGCCGTGGATTCCGCAGCGCTCCAGCTGAACTACAGCCGCATCACGGCCCCCACGTCGGGACGTCTGGGCCTGCGCAATGTGGACGAAGGCAACATGATAAAGGCCTCGGACACCTCCGGTATTGTGCGCATTACCGAGGTCAGCCCCTGTGATGTCGTGTTCACCCTGCCGGAAAGCCAGGTGCCGCTGGTCGTGCAGGCCCTGCGCGCCCACGAGGATGACGTGGATCGTCGTCCCTTGCCTGTTCAGGCCTGGGACAGGGAGCAGAAACGTCAGCTTGACGTGGGCGGGCTGCTTTCGCTGGACAACCAGATTGATCTTTCCACCGGCACGGTAAAGCTCAAGGCGCGTTTTCCCAATACTGAAGGGGCCCTGTACCCCAACCAGTTCGTCAACGCCCGTTTGCAGGTGCGCGTTCTTAAAAATGCCGTCACAGTACCCACCTCGGCGGTGCAGCTGGGGTCGCGCGGGGCTTACGTCTATGTGGCGGCCAAGAACGGCAAGGGGCAGGATGCCGTAACTGTGCGGTCTGTAACCCCCGGCATTGCCACTGACGCCCTGACAGTTATTGATAAGGGCCTTGAACCGGGCGAACAGGTGGTGGTGGACGGGCTTGATCGTCTGCGCGATGGTATTGAAGTGAAAATTGCGGCTTCCGCAGAAACACCCAAGGCACAGCCTGCGGAATAG